A single genomic interval of Fibrobacter sp. UWB4 harbors:
- a CDS encoding type III pantothenate kinase translates to MKKNLKNSLSFVVDVGNTHTVLGIYKGDKVVDHWRLTTRKETTSDEVMNRVGGLIHLSKTKLESVTHVGLSTVVPSLERPWVKALQTLLKRPVQVVNSTNCLNCPIAYPNPSTLGADRLCNVIALKERGYSDAIVIDMGTATTFDVMKDGGFAGGIIIPGISASLDVLTQKAARLLPVSIEWPKRLIANNTDDAIRAGLLFGFMAELETLVAKIKQEMGKKDVPVFATGGWGRTIASHTKIIDTYDPYLTLDGIRLVALLGDSAAEVIDKDAEE, encoded by the coding sequence ATGAAAAAGAATTTAAAGAACTCATTGTCGTTTGTGGTCGATGTGGGCAATACGCACACAGTCCTTGGTATATACAAAGGCGATAAAGTTGTAGATCATTGGAGACTGACCACTCGCAAGGAAACGACTTCTGATGAAGTCATGAATCGTGTAGGTGGCCTCATTCACCTTTCGAAGACCAAATTGGAATCCGTAACGCATGTAGGGCTTTCTACAGTAGTACCATCGCTTGAACGCCCGTGGGTCAAGGCTTTGCAAACGCTTTTAAAGCGCCCTGTTCAAGTGGTAAACTCAACAAACTGCCTTAATTGCCCCATTGCCTATCCGAACCCGAGTACGCTTGGTGCAGACCGTCTTTGCAATGTGATTGCGCTCAAGGAACGCGGCTACTCCGATGCAATTGTTATTGATATGGGAACGGCCACGACATTCGACGTGATGAAGGACGGCGGTTTTGCGGGCGGCATCATCATACCGGGCATTAGCGCGAGCCTCGATGTGCTCACGCAAAAAGCGGCACGACTTTTACCCGTCAGCATCGAATGGCCAAAGCGTCTCATTGCAAACAATACGGACGATGCTATTCGCGCGGGTCTCTTATTTGGCTTCATGGCAGAACTCGAAACGCTAGTTGCTAAGATCAAGCAGGAAATGGGTAAGAAGGACGTTCCTGTTTTTGCAACTGGAGGCTGGGGTCGCACTATAGCAAGCCATACCAAAATCATAGATACTTACGATCCATACCTGACGCTTGATGGCATACGCCTTGTCGCGCTTCTCGGTGATTCTGCGGCAGAGGTTATTGACAAAGACGCCGAAGAGTAG
- the thiE gene encoding thiamine phosphate synthase → MKKIDTTLYFITDSTSVPVDRFLPTVEAACKGGATLIQLREKNRSTREYMELAAATHEITKRYNIPLIIDDRVDVALAIGAEGVHVGQTDMPVKIARQLMGADKIIGATTKTVPQALDAYEQGADYLGVGAIYPTTTKVVTILTSVDTLKAIVKAVPIKVNAIGGLNKDNIDVLKDSGISGICAVSAIMKADDPEKATRELKEAFFKLVNSH, encoded by the coding sequence ATGAAAAAAATTGATACTACGCTTTATTTCATTACAGATAGTACTAGCGTACCTGTAGATCGTTTTTTGCCAACAGTCGAAGCCGCTTGCAAAGGTGGGGCAACGCTCATCCAGCTTCGCGAAAAGAACCGCTCTACACGCGAATACATGGAACTTGCAGCTGCGACTCACGAAATCACCAAGCGCTACAATATTCCGCTGATTATCGATGACCGCGTTGATGTGGCACTTGCGATTGGCGCTGAAGGTGTACATGTCGGGCAAACAGATATGCCTGTTAAAATAGCACGACAGCTGATGGGTGCAGATAAAATAATTGGTGCAACGACAAAGACTGTTCCGCAAGCTTTAGATGCTTACGAACAGGGGGCAGACTATCTTGGCGTTGGGGCCATCTATCCGACGACAACGAAGGTGGTCACGATTCTTACAAGCGTTGATACTCTCAAGGCCATTGTGAAAGCGGTGCCTATAAAAGTGAACGCTATCGGCGGACTGAACAAGGATAATATCGATGTCCTCAAGGATTCTGGGATTTCAGGCATCTGTGCTGTTTCTGCCATTATGAAGGCGGACGATCCTGAAAAAGCAACGCGTGAACTGAAAGAAGCGTTTTTTAAACTAGTCAATAGTCATTAG
- a CDS encoding type II secretion system protein, whose translation MKPINSKKGITLMELMVVIAIMGVLSTVAMPKFFGFGEKTREKIDLLKLYDLRNAINIALIEDSDALTHYTPVKNLNDDQKKNLLTKLSNGLSSDGGATLFVIELHNGLSINVQGSHGSANNTNNICEMIGSSGTWYMALKDANFDGVADIVAARLNYKYNKDGDSYTSKSYINSRKQTDYRTAPKKPLFQSKALNIGKINDNERYTVSVRWTDPLSPGYSVEVYLLPHGKTWESAYMTDNGTCFSTYGNKGCSKK comes from the coding sequence ATGAAACCGATAAATTCAAAGAAGGGGATTACCCTCATGGAGCTTATGGTGGTTATCGCTATTATGGGCGTTCTTTCTACCGTAGCTATGCCTAAGTTTTTCGGGTTCGGTGAAAAGACACGTGAAAAAATCGACCTGTTAAAACTTTATGACTTGAGAAACGCTATCAATATAGCGCTAATCGAGGACAGTGATGCGTTAACGCATTATACACCTGTAAAAAATCTCAATGATGACCAAAAGAAAAATCTATTGACAAAGTTGTCCAACGGTCTTTCTTCTGATGGTGGTGCAACATTGTTTGTGATAGAACTTCACAACGGTTTGTCAATCAACGTGCAGGGAAGTCACGGCAGTGCCAATAATACAAACAACATTTGTGAAATGATCGGGTCTAGCGGAACCTGGTACATGGCTCTGAAAGATGCAAACTTTGACGGTGTCGCAGACATTGTTGCCGCTAGATTGAATTACAAATACAATAAAGACGGTGATTCCTATACATCTAAATCTTATATAAATTCAAGGAAACAGACGGACTACCGAACAGCTCCGAAAAAGCCGCTATTCCAGAGCAAAGCTTTGAATATAGGAAAGATAAACGATAACGAACGTTATACAGTCAGTGTCCGTTGGACGGACCCTCTATCGCCAGGCTATTCTGTTGAAGTCTACCTGCTTCCGCATGGAAAGACATGGGAAAGTGCATACATGACTGACAATGGAACGTGCTTCTCTACTTACGGTAATAAAGGCTGTTCAAAAAAATAA
- the thiH gene encoding 2-iminoacetate synthase ThiH, whose translation MENERKDNNYFFDSGNLSPAALERKHRIETDPSVRTDIMEYLPGMEVIHSDIRDKVLDAFESYDASKYTARDVQFALQHDTCSIEDFKALLSPAAAPFLEQMAAKAKIETGRHFGNNVYLFTPLYIANYCENYCVYCGFNCYNHIKRMQLNMEQIEHEMKVIADSGMEEVLLLTGESRAKSSVEYIGEACKLARKYFKLVGVEVYPVNVDEYKYLHECGVDYVTVFQETYDRKRYEQLHLLGHKRVFPYRFDSQERALMGGMRGCGFSALLGLSDFRRDALASALHVYYLQKKYPHAEMSLSCPRLRPIVNNEKISPLDVHEKELCQVLCAYRIFLPFVGITVSSRESKEFRNGIVKIAATKISAGVSTGIGDHESKYSGHDDGEGGDEQFEINDGRSIDKMYADMSSEGMQPVLNDYLYV comes from the coding sequence ATGGAAAACGAACGCAAAGACAACAATTACTTTTTTGATTCTGGAAATCTCTCGCCGGCGGCTCTAGAACGCAAGCATAGGATCGAAACAGATCCGTCTGTCCGCACGGACATCATGGAATACTTGCCGGGAATGGAAGTCATTCATTCCGACATCCGCGACAAGGTTCTTGATGCATTCGAAAGCTACGATGCTTCCAAGTACACCGCTCGCGATGTGCAGTTTGCCTTGCAGCACGACACTTGCTCGATCGAAGATTTCAAGGCTTTGCTATCTCCTGCAGCGGCTCCGTTCCTCGAACAGATGGCCGCCAAGGCAAAGATTGAGACTGGCCGCCATTTCGGCAATAACGTCTACCTCTTTACGCCGCTCTACATTGCAAACTACTGCGAAAACTACTGCGTCTATTGCGGTTTCAACTGCTACAATCACATCAAGCGTATGCAGCTGAACATGGAACAGATTGAGCACGAGATGAAGGTCATCGCTGACAGCGGCATGGAAGAAGTCTTGTTGCTCACCGGCGAAAGCCGCGCCAAAAGCAGTGTCGAATACATCGGTGAAGCTTGCAAGCTTGCCCGCAAGTACTTCAAGCTCGTGGGTGTCGAAGTTTACCCGGTGAATGTCGATGAGTACAAGTATCTGCACGAATGCGGCGTCGATTACGTGACGGTTTTCCAGGAAACGTACGATCGCAAGCGCTATGAACAGCTCCACTTGCTCGGCCACAAGCGCGTATTCCCGTACCGCTTTGATTCTCAGGAACGCGCCCTCATGGGCGGTATGCGCGGCTGCGGATTCTCGGCATTGCTTGGGCTTTCGGACTTCCGCCGTGATGCACTCGCAAGCGCTCTGCATGTTTACTACTTGCAAAAGAAGTATCCGCATGCCGAAATGAGCCTCAGCTGCCCGCGTCTCCGCCCGATTGTGAACAACGAAAAAATTAGCCCGCTTGACGTTCACGAAAAGGAACTCTGCCAGGTGCTTTGCGCTTACCGCATCTTCCTCCCGTTCGTGGGCATCACGGTTTCGAGCCGCGAAAGCAAGGAATTCCGCAATGGCATCGTGAAAATCGCCGCCACGAAGATTTCCGCAGGCGTCTCGACCGGCATAGGCGACCACGAAAGCAAATACAGTGGTCACGACGATGGGGAAGGCGGCGACGAACAGTTCGAAATCAATGATGGCCGCAGCATCGACAAGATGTACGCCGACATGAGCAGCGAAGGCATGCAGCCCGTGCTGAACGACTATTTGTACGTTTAG
- a CDS encoding thiazole synthase gives MNSDKLVIGGHEFDSRFILGSGKYSLKLIEAAVKDAGAQIVTLAVRRANTKEHENILDYIPKNVTLLPNTSGARNAEEAVRIARLSRELGCGDFVKIEIMRDTKYLLPDNAETIKATETLAKEGFVVMPYMYPDLNVARDLVNAGAAAVMPLASPIGSNKGLCTKDFIQILIDEIELPIIVDAGIGKPSEACAAMEMGAAAIMANTALATAGDLQQMASAFKLAIEAGRKAYLAGLGRVLSRGASASDPLTGFLRD, from the coding sequence ATGAATTCTGACAAACTTGTTATTGGCGGTCATGAATTTGATTCTCGTTTTATTCTCGGTTCTGGAAAGTATTCCCTCAAGCTCATTGAAGCTGCGGTCAAGGATGCAGGTGCACAGATTGTAACACTCGCTGTTCGCCGTGCAAACACGAAGGAACACGAAAACATCCTCGACTACATCCCGAAAAACGTCACGCTTTTGCCGAACACGTCGGGCGCTCGCAATGCCGAAGAAGCAGTCCGTATCGCAAGACTTTCCCGCGAACTCGGTTGCGGCGACTTCGTGAAAATCGAAATCATGCGCGATACCAAGTACTTGCTCCCGGACAATGCCGAAACCATCAAGGCGACCGAAACGCTTGCCAAAGAAGGTTTTGTCGTAATGCCTTACATGTATCCGGATTTGAACGTGGCTCGCGACCTCGTGAATGCAGGTGCTGCCGCCGTGATGCCGCTTGCATCGCCGATTGGTTCAAACAAGGGACTTTGCACAAAAGACTTTATCCAGATTTTGATTGACGAAATTGAGCTCCCGATTATCGTGGATGCTGGTATTGGAAAACCGTCCGAAGCTTGTGCCGCTATGGAAATGGGCGCTGCCGCTATTATGGCAAACACCGCTCTTGCAACAGCAGGCGATCTCCAGCAGATGGCATCGGCATTCAAGCTTGCGATTGAAGCGGGCCGTAAGGCTTACCTCGCCGGGCTTGGCCGTGTGCTTTCCCGTGGCGCATCTGCATCCGATCCGCTTACAGGATTCTTGAGGGACTAG
- the thiF gene encoding thiamine biosynthesis protein ThiF, translated as MESVRIPSREEFRRALVQKQGEQIVQKLEQTTVAICGVGGLGSNVAINLARAGIKKLILVDFDRIDVTNLQRQQYKASQVGEPKALALVENLKEIAPYVELEAYDERITEENIDKFVANADVVCEAFDNPEAKSMLVNAVLEKYPQKYLVAASGMAGTDDANSIKTRKISKHFYLCGDGKSDVTQGLALLAPRVQICAAHEALTIIRIIAGLEV; from the coding sequence ATGGAAAGCGTTCGAATCCCGAGCAGGGAAGAGTTCCGACGCGCACTCGTACAAAAGCAGGGCGAACAAATCGTTCAGAAACTTGAACAGACCACAGTTGCAATTTGTGGCGTTGGTGGACTAGGCTCTAACGTCGCCATCAATCTCGCTCGCGCGGGCATCAAGAAACTCATTCTCGTGGATTTTGACCGTATTGACGTGACGAACTTGCAGCGCCAGCAGTACAAGGCCTCTCAAGTCGGAGAGCCTAAGGCGTTAGCTCTCGTCGAGAACTTGAAAGAAATTGCGCCGTACGTCGAGCTTGAAGCATACGACGAAAGAATCACGGAAGAAAACATAGACAAGTTCGTGGCTAATGCAGACGTTGTATGCGAAGCGTTCGACAATCCCGAAGCAAAATCGATGCTTGTAAACGCTGTGCTTGAAAAGTATCCGCAAAAGTATCTCGTTGCCGCCTCTGGAATGGCGGGCACGGACGATGCAAATTCCATCAAGACGCGCAAGATTTCAAAACATTTTTACCTCTGTGGCGATGGCAAGAGCGACGTGACTCAAGGTCTTGCACTCCTCGCACCACGTGTGCAGATTTGCGCAGCGCATGAGGCGCTCACGATTATCCGGATTATTGCCGGTCTAGAAGTTTAA
- the thiS gene encoding sulfur carrier protein ThiS, with amino-acid sequence MNSNPVKINGEDVAAAGMTIAEYLASANYDTKRIAVERNLEIVPKAKYAEVVLEAGDVVEVVNFVGGG; translated from the coding sequence TTGAACTCAAATCCAGTCAAAATCAACGGTGAAGACGTCGCAGCGGCAGGCATGACCATTGCCGAATATTTGGCGTCCGCAAATTACGATACAAAGCGCATCGCCGTTGAACGCAATTTGGAAATCGTCCCAAAGGCGAAGTATGCTGAGGTTGTTCTCGAAGCGGGGGACGTCGTCGAAGTTGTGAACTTTGTTGGAGGCGGGTGA
- the mnmG gene encoding tRNA uridine-5-carboxymethylaminomethyl(34) synthesis enzyme MnmG, producing MIIAEFDVVVVGGGHAGIEATHAAWKIGVKTAMLTMDLKAIGRMSCNPAVGGVAKGQIVRDIDALGGLMGLLTDKAGIQFRMLNMSKGPAVWGPRAQCDMKYYSEVARETMESLTGLTLIQGELASFERMNDGRLELTLLNGDRYITRAIVVTSGTFLASKMFTGLETSIGGRVGEPSADKLSECLAKNGIRLRRLKTGTPSRLDPDSIDFNECDVQHGDDKPWPMSDRHFDGATPDKFWGDQINKFIRNDCVCWITRTNIKTHDILRSGFKDSPMFSGRIHGKGPRYCPSIEDKINRFGDRDGHQLFLEPEQADIGRVYINGFSSSLPADIQLAAIHTIPGLTRAKVLQIGYAVEYDSVDATQLYPTFECKNVPGLYFAGQVCGTSGYEEAAGQGLMAGINAALKVKGEEPFILGRSESYLGVMVDDLVNILLDEPYRMFTSRAEYRLFLRSDNAEMRLKEKARKIGMISDRDWEDWTRRRDLMASLKTQFTETSATPEEANTILEAGGQALASERTRWINVLRRPGIDPETFFKVAAPDAKITRRDQWYMYAEELYAGFFDRQEREIDDQKKMEKVKLSPDFDYMSITAISIESRQRLNAHKPLTLGQASRVPGVRPADITVLAHWIESRT from the coding sequence ATGATTATCGCAGAATTTGATGTTGTCGTCGTCGGTGGCGGTCACGCCGGTATTGAAGCCACGCATGCCGCATGGAAGATTGGTGTAAAAACAGCCATGCTTACGATGGATTTGAAAGCCATCGGCAGAATGTCTTGCAATCCGGCTGTTGGTGGCGTTGCAAAAGGTCAAATTGTTCGCGATATCGATGCTCTTGGCGGCCTCATGGGTCTTTTGACCGACAAGGCGGGCATCCAGTTCCGCATGCTCAACATGAGCAAGGGTCCCGCCGTCTGGGGTCCGCGTGCGCAGTGCGACATGAAGTATTACAGCGAAGTCGCCCGCGAGACGATGGAAAGCTTGACGGGACTTACGCTGATCCAAGGCGAACTCGCTTCGTTTGAACGCATGAACGATGGCCGCTTGGAACTCACGCTTTTAAACGGCGACCGCTATATCACTCGTGCGATTGTGGTGACGAGCGGAACGTTCCTTGCCTCCAAGATGTTCACTGGCCTTGAAACGAGCATCGGTGGGCGAGTGGGCGAGCCGAGTGCAGACAAACTTTCGGAATGCCTTGCGAAAAACGGCATCCGCTTGCGCCGCTTAAAAACAGGCACGCCGAGCCGCTTGGATCCGGATTCTATCGACTTTAACGAATGCGATGTGCAGCATGGCGACGATAAGCCGTGGCCGATGAGCGACCGCCATTTTGACGGGGCAACTCCCGACAAGTTCTGGGGTGACCAAATTAACAAGTTTATCCGCAACGATTGCGTCTGCTGGATTACGCGCACGAACATCAAGACACATGATATTTTGCGCAGCGGCTTCAAGGATAGCCCGATGTTCAGCGGCCGTATCCACGGCAAGGGCCCGCGCTACTGTCCGAGTATTGAAGACAAGATCAACCGTTTTGGCGACCGCGACGGGCACCAGCTGTTCCTCGAACCGGAACAGGCTGACATCGGGCGTGTGTACATCAACGGTTTCAGCTCGAGCTTGCCAGCAGACATCCAGCTTGCCGCCATCCACACAATTCCGGGCCTTACCCGAGCGAAAGTACTCCAGATCGGTTACGCTGTAGAATACGATTCCGTCGATGCGACTCAGCTTTACCCGACGTTCGAATGCAAGAACGTCCCGGGACTCTACTTTGCAGGCCAGGTCTGCGGAACAAGCGGTTACGAAGAAGCCGCCGGTCAGGGCCTTATGGCAGGCATCAACGCTGCACTCAAGGTCAAGGGCGAGGAACCCTTCATTCTCGGGCGTTCCGAAAGCTATCTTGGTGTGATGGTCGATGACCTCGTGAATATTTTGCTTGATGAACCGTACCGCATGTTCACTAGCCGTGCCGAATACCGTCTGTTCCTCCGCAGCGACAATGCCGAAATGCGCCTTAAGGAAAAGGCCCGCAAGATTGGCATGATCAGCGACCGCGATTGGGAAGACTGGACTCGCCGTCGCGACCTCATGGCAAGCCTCAAAACTCAATTTACGGAAACTTCTGCAACGCCGGAAGAAGCAAACACGATTCTTGAAGCGGGCGGTCAGGCACTCGCCTCGGAACGCACTCGCTGGATTAATGTGCTCCGCCGTCCTGGAATCGATCCCGAAACGTTCTTTAAAGTGGCCGCACCGGACGCTAAAATCACGCGCCGTGACCAGTGGTACATGTACGCCGAAGAACTCTATGCCGGATTCTTCGACCGCCAGGAACGCGAAATCGACGACCAGAAGAAGATGGAAAAGGTCAAGCTTTCGCCGGACTTCGATTACATGTCCATTACGGCCATCAGCATTGAAAGCCGCCAGCGCCTCAACGCCCACAAGCCGCTTACGCTTGGGCAGGCAAGCCGAGTGCCTGGAGTGCGCCCCGCCGACATCACCGTCCTCGCGCATTGGATTGAATCTAGAACCTAG
- a CDS encoding FKBP-type peptidyl-prolyl cis-trans isomerase N-terminal domain-containing protein yields MKLKKIALGAAALALVACGETQKPVTKVANITPNSTDDQKFAYMLGAQFGLQNFLNLPMRTGQGIDEDVVVQAFRDAIANINDSTAKLQIPQDSLGIINKRIQMTMQERYISTRPDTSVTKGMDEAQIRAYVDSLEKAQPVTAAPEVKYTDVKLPQDPSEQQKFSYVIGVQFGNQFYSIGRQFQTDFDPDYFVLGVRDAGKKVRDTTFTLTLSEDSLKAVGNRYTEKMKTIRDEMVKKQQAEEEKLKAEVASLRGDTLANGMPAKMNFKVKASGITVKAEDLTGFAGKPLLVFYFSATCGHCAHAAPQILEIAKEFAPKGLTTVSIASGGNNKSGIRRFIDDAKFDENVNVVWDESRQFGELYSDGYVPKVYLVNPDGTYKQYAAFEKEKEDLKKEIAELLNGKNVEWKIEVKQADDAAKAPEAKVEAKPAKAKAKK; encoded by the coding sequence ATGAAACTTAAAAAGATTGCTCTTGGTGCTGCAGCCCTTGCTTTGGTAGCTTGTGGCGAAACACAGAAACCGGTTACTAAGGTTGCCAATATTACGCCTAATTCTACAGATGACCAGAAGTTTGCCTATATGCTTGGTGCCCAGTTTGGTCTTCAGAACTTTTTGAATCTTCCGATGCGCACGGGACAGGGAATTGATGAAGATGTCGTGGTTCAGGCATTCCGTGACGCAATTGCAAATATAAACGACTCTACGGCAAAGCTTCAGATTCCGCAGGATTCTCTGGGCATCATCAACAAGCGTATCCAGATGACGATGCAAGAGCGCTATATAAGCACTCGCCCCGATACAAGCGTAACAAAGGGGATGGACGAAGCTCAAATTCGCGCTTATGTCGATTCTCTTGAAAAAGCACAGCCGGTTACAGCTGCTCCCGAAGTCAAATACACAGACGTCAAGCTTCCGCAGGATCCTTCGGAACAGCAGAAGTTCTCCTATGTCATCGGCGTCCAGTTCGGAAACCAGTTCTATAGCATTGGCCGTCAGTTCCAGACGGACTTTGATCCGGACTACTTCGTCCTTGGCGTTCGCGATGCCGGCAAGAAAGTTCGCGATACGACTTTCACGTTGACTCTCTCGGAAGATTCTCTTAAGGCAGTTGGTAACCGCTACACCGAAAAGATGAAAACGATCCGTGACGAAATGGTCAAGAAGCAGCAGGCCGAAGAAGAAAAGCTCAAGGCCGAAGTCGCTTCTCTTCGTGGCGATACGCTTGCAAACGGCATGCCTGCCAAGATGAACTTCAAGGTGAAGGCTTCTGGCATTACAGTCAAGGCTGAAGATTTGACGGGCTTTGCTGGCAAGCCGCTTTTGGTGTTCTATTTCTCAGCAACCTGCGGTCACTGCGCACACGCCGCTCCGCAGATTCTCGAAATTGCAAAGGAATTTGCCCCGAAGGGCCTTACGACAGTTTCTATCGCTAGTGGTGGAAACAACAAGTCGGGCATTCGTCGCTTTATCGATGATGCCAAGTTCGATGAAAACGTCAATGTCGTCTGGGATGAATCCCGCCAGTTCGGTGAACTCTATAGCGATGGCTACGTTCCGAAGGTCTATCTCGTGAATCCTGATGGCACATACAAGCAGTATGCCGCTTTCGAAAAGGAAAAGGAAGACCTGAAGAAGGAAATCGCAGAACTTCTCAACGGCAAGAATGTCGAATGGAAGATCGAAGTCAAGCAGGCCGACGATGCCGCCAAGGCTCCAGAGGCTAAGGTTGAAGCCAAGCCCGCCAAGGCTAAGGCCAAGAAGTAA
- a CDS encoding DUF2914 domain-containing protein produces the protein MADFPIILYFSVMDFINHLREKAAVQKLEKFIPAIAFLGGFSWDSMTIGSKVYGSDLIFLSFYYLLALLSIYFIATRLVIDDENCEDDTPSFFSKILNREWPSSWIDRLTWIVQFCFGNLYSALVICYFKSSGSIASFIIVLFLVSLLVGNEFLKEKYEKFGVCLAFFCLLGTMFFNFLIPHLVHAMGALWFFLSTFLSIGICYLLWLKFSRDKRTLVAPIAITLVLSIAYVANWIAPVPLVLKQQIVCKNFDNETYSCDADKLNFWQRNGFAQMTIHKEEGEEIYFMSSVYAPAELKAPIEFRWYYLIPATQTFKLTDKISSSRMIIRGGRDAGYRSFSRKKNIPEGTYRVETAYKDGAVIGSSTFKVIEGMPKNGFVRDSLR, from the coding sequence ATGGCGGATTTTCCTATAATTTTGTATTTTTCGGTCATGGATTTTATAAACCATTTGCGCGAAAAAGCCGCAGTTCAAAAACTTGAAAAGTTCATTCCGGCGATTGCTTTTTTGGGCGGTTTCAGCTGGGATTCGATGACCATCGGGAGCAAGGTCTATGGGAGCGACTTGATATTTTTGTCGTTCTATTATTTGCTTGCTTTACTCTCGATATATTTCATTGCGACAAGGCTCGTTATCGATGATGAAAATTGCGAAGACGACACCCCATCTTTTTTCAGCAAAATTTTGAATCGTGAATGGCCTTCATCTTGGATTGACCGATTGACCTGGATTGTGCAATTCTGTTTTGGCAATCTCTATAGCGCCCTTGTCATTTGCTATTTCAAAAGTTCGGGTTCCATAGCTTCGTTCATTATTGTGTTGTTCCTTGTATCCCTCCTTGTCGGCAATGAGTTCTTGAAAGAGAAGTATGAAAAATTTGGTGTATGTCTAGCGTTCTTTTGTTTGCTAGGGACGATGTTCTTTAATTTTCTGATTCCGCACTTGGTTCATGCGATGGGTGCTTTATGGTTCTTTTTAAGTACATTCTTGTCCATTGGAATTTGTTATTTGCTTTGGCTTAAATTTTCACGTGATAAACGCACCCTTGTTGCTCCCATTGCCATTACGCTAGTTCTTTCAATCGCATATGTGGCAAACTGGATTGCTCCTGTACCGCTCGTTTTGAAACAGCAAATTGTCTGCAAAAATTTTGACAACGAAACATATTCCTGTGATGCGGATAAACTTAATTTCTGGCAACGTAATGGTTTTGCACAAATGACAATACATAAAGAAGAAGGCGAAGAAATTTACTTTATGTCATCTGTCTATGCCCCAGCGGAACTTAAAGCCCCGATTGAATTTCGGTGGTATTATCTGATTCCTGCCACTCAGACTTTCAAACTGACCGACAAGATTTCATCAAGCCGGATGATTATCCGAGGGGGGCGGGATGCTGGATACCGAAGCTTTTCCCGAAAGAAAAATATTCCTGAGGGAACCTATCGTGTAGAAACGGCATATAAAGATGGTGCTGTAATTGGTTCAAGTACGTTTAAGGTGATCGAAGGAATGCCTAAAAATGGTTTTGTCCGCGATTCACTTCGTTAA